The window CAGGCATTCATTGAAAGCTATAACCAAGATTGGTTGATCGAGAAGTTGGGATTCCGCAGTCCCGCTCAGGCGCGCCGTGACCGCGCTCAAGCAGAGGCTGCGTAAGGAATTCTTGTGTCCAAAGAACCGGGTGCGATACATCGGACTAGAATTGTTATCCACGATTCACTGGGTTATCTGCAAAGAGCACGCTACGACTCCTGAAGAAGTTGTGCGCAGGACTTATGACTGGAATGACAGGAAAAGGCAGTTCACTGAACGTCAGATCGCACTTGCGGTGGATAGATTGGCACGGATGGGTTGGATCGGCTCCTCAAGCAACTGAGGCTAATATCGGCACCAAAAGAATCCGTTGTCGCCGGCTCACAAATACACCCCCCTGCAGCATCCGTGATAATGATATAGAATCCGCCAGATGAGGACTGAAGCTGACGCCTGCCTGCGCAGGGATCTAAGATACGTCTACGGCGACGGGGTCACCTACAGCTTGATGCTGGGGCTGGGGGAGACCTATGTGCCGGCCTTCGCCCTAGCCATCGGCATGAGCGAGGTCGCGGCCGGATGGATCGTCGCCATTCCGATGCTGGCCGGCGCCCTGCTGCAGCTCGTCTCGCCGCTGGCCGTGCGGCGCCTGCGATCACACAAGCGCTGGGTCGTCATCTGCGCCTCACTGCAGGCGGCGAGCTTCCTCGGCTTTTTCATCGCCGCCGTCGCCGGCCGGATTCCCGACGCGCTGCTTTTCCTGATCGCCGCGCTCTACTGGGGCACCAACCTCGGGGCGGGGCCGGCCTGGAACACCTGGGTGGAAACGCTGGTGCCGAGGACGATCCGGGCGCGCTACTTCGCGGTGCGCGGGCGGAGCTGCCAGGCGGCGGCCCTGCTGGGAACGGTGGGAGCGGGGCTGGCGTTGCATCTGGGGGCCTCGATTGAACTGACGGTCTTCGCGGTCTTGTTCGCGCTGGCCGGATTGAGCCGGGGCGCGTCGACCTGGTTTCTGGCGCGGCAGAGCGAGCCGTATCCGATGCCGCATCATCAGCGGGATGTGCGCCTCGCTGATCTCATCCGCCGGATGCGGCATGGCGCCGACGGCCGGCTGCTGGTCTACCTGCTGGCCCTGCAAACCGCCGTGCAGATCGCGGGGCCCTTCTTCACGCCGTATATGCTCGGGGAGCTGCACTTCTCGTATCTGCGCTTCCTGACCATTGTCGCCACGGCCTTCATCGCCAAGATGGCTGCCTATCCGTATATGGGAAACCTGGCGCGCCGCTGGGGGAGCCAGAAGCTGCTGCTTGTCTGCGGCGCGGGCATTGTTCCGCTCTCCGCGCTTTGGATCTTTTCGCACAATCTCGTCTATCTGCTGTGCGTGCAGGTCGTGGGCGGGATCATCTGGAGCGGTTATGAGCTAGCCGTCTTCCTGCTCTTCTTCGAGCGCATCGATCATTCCGAGCGGACCAGTCTCCTCACCCTTTTCAATCTCACCAACGCCGCCGCCCTTGTCGGCGGAGCCTTGATCGGCGGATTGTTGCTCGGCGCGCTCGGCAGCACGGCCGCGGCCTATCACAAGATCTTCGGCCTGTCGGGGATCGCGCGGATTTTGACGCTGGTGCTGTTGATGCGCCTGCGG of the Candidatus Eisenbacteria bacterium genome contains:
- a CDS encoding MFS transporter codes for the protein MRTEADACLRRDLRYVYGDGVTYSLMLGLGETYVPAFALAIGMSEVAAGWIVAIPMLAGALLQLVSPLAVRRLRSHKRWVVICASLQAASFLGFFIAAVAGRIPDALLFLIAALYWGTNLGAGPAWNTWVETLVPRTIRARYFAVRGRSCQAAALLGTVGAGLALHLGASIELTVFAVLFALAGLSRGASTWFLARQSEPYPMPHHQRDVRLADLIRRMRHGADGRLLVYLLALQTAVQIAGPFFTPYMLGELHFSYLRFLTIVATAFIAKMAAYPYMGNLARRWGSQKLLLVCGAGIVPLSALWIFSHNLVYLLCVQVVGGIIWSGYELAVFLLFFERIDHSERTSLLTLFNLTNAAALVGGALIGGLLLGALGSTAAAYHKIFGLSGIARILTLVLLMRLRVSGPLVSAASIPARTVALRPNTGALQHPLVGGMGGDEDAEID